The stretch of DNA CCGGAGGTCGCGATCCTGGGTCTGGGCGCCATCCAGCGCCAGCCCCGCGTCATCAAGGACGCCGACGGCGGCGAGGTCATCGCCATCCGCTCGGTGTGCTACCTGGCACTGTCCTACGACCACCGACTGGTGGACGGCGCGGATGCGGCCCGCTACCTCATGACGGTCAAGAAGCGCCTTGAGGAGGGCGACTTCGGCGGCGAGCTGGGTCTGTGAACCTGAGCCCGGCCCGCTAGCCGTCAGCGGGGCCCCGCACCATCACGGTGCGGGGCCCCGCTCGTCGTTTGCCAGACGCATCAGGTCCCAGAACAGGAGCCAGGCGGGGCAAAAAGAGGGGCCGGGTGTCCACTCAGCGGACATGAGCCGGATCCACCGTCGACGCGCCCAGTGTGCATCCTTGGAATTCTGGGGTTCACGCTCAGTTTGCGGAGGCTGCGCGGTGTTCATGTCCGCTGCGTGGACACCTACTACCTGAGAGGCCGCCCTCAGCGGCTCACCGCCGTCTTCAGGACGACCAGACCCGCCAGAGGTTCCATCGAAGCGAGCGTCTCAGAAGCCATGACACCCAAACGCCTCAGAAGTGAGGAGACACGACGCCCCTGGTCTTGCCGCTCGGCCTCAGCAGTCCTCGTCCGCTGCCCGTGTGATGTCGGTGAACGGGATCTCGGTCAGGCTGACGACGCCACGAGCGAAGTCGATGCGCTCCTCAACCGAGGTGAACTCACCCGCCAACGGGCCATCGAGCAGCAACGAGGCCAAGCCGTGCACGCCGGACCAGAACAGGACCTCCACCTCGAGCGGAGCGTCATCACCCAGCACGACCTTCACCAGGCGGGTCAGCTCACCGCGCGCACGCCCACCGGCCTGAACGACCTCCGGGAAGCGCTCCGGATCGCAGACGTCTGGACGGAACATCACCCGAAACACCCCGGGGTGACGTAGCGCGAACTCGACATACGCGTTTCCCGAGGCCGTCAGGATCGCACGGAGATCCGTGCTCTCGAGCCCCTCATGCGCCGAGGCGAGCCGGTCCGCGAGCTCATCGAAGCCCTCGTGCACCAGCGCCGCCAGGATGGCCTCACGATTGGCGAAGTAGTGGTACGGCGCCTGGTGCGTGCAGCCGGCGCGACGCGCCACCTCCCGCATGCTCAGTGCGCCGGGACCGGACTCATCCAGGAGCTGCCTGCTGGTTCGCAGCAGCTCGGAGCGCAGGTCCCGGCCGCCGCGGCGCCCGGAGGAGCCTGTCGATTCAGACGTCATACGGAGAGTGTAGAGCCACCCGACTAGACACTGTCCAGTAGGCTGTTATGCTGGCTTGACGCTGTCTAGTCGAGTGAGGGGTATGCATGTCCTACGACGTCATCGTGATCGGTTCGGGTATTGGCGGGCTGACGACTGCTGGTCTGCTGGCGCGCGCCGCCGGCAAACGAGTTCTTGTCCTGGAGCGGCATACGGAACCGGGCGGCCTGACCCACACCTTTCGGCGCGACGGCGCCTCCTGGGACGTGGGGGTGCACTACATCGGGCAGGTCGCGCCCGAAAGCCAGGCCCGTGCCTACTTCGACTACCTCTCCGATGGCGAGTTGGAGTGGAACCGCATGCCGGACGCCTACGACCGGTTCGTCTACCCGGGGCTCGATCTGAGCGTCAGCAGCGACCCCAACCGATACGAGCACGACCTGATCGCGGTGTTCCCCACGGAGGCCAGAGCCATTCGCCGTTACTTCAAGGATGTTCGCCGCACGATATCGTGGGTGACCATGGGCTTCGCCCAGGGGATGGTTCCCCGCCCGATGGCATCACTTCTGAGGGCTGCCCAACGCCTGGGTAGACGGACGGCCACCAGCACGACGAAGGAGTACCTGGACGCCCACTTCCGCTCCCCCGAGCTCAAGGCCGTCCTTGCCAGCCAGTGGGGAGACTACGGCCTGCCGCCATCCCGCTCGGCCTTCGCCGTGCACGCGACGATCGTCTCCCACTACCTTGAGGGCGGATGGTTCCCCAAGGGCGGCAGCGCTCGCATCGCCCGCACCTTCGAGAAGGGGATCGAGCAGGCAGGAGGAGCTGTCCGCGTCGCTCAGGAGGTCACGGAGATACTCCTTGATGACGGCGGCGCAGCCACGGGGGTCCGAGTCATGGATCACCGAGGCGCAGCCGTGCGCGAGCGGGTCTACCAGGCCCCTGTCGTGATATCCGCCGTAGGCGCCTTCAACACCTTCAACCGTCTGCTGCCTACGTCCGGCAGGATCGGTCGCCTCACCGGGCCGACGCGCCGTACTCTGGCGAATCTGGGCACCGGCGCATCGGCGGTCACCGTGTTCCTGCGCCTGCGCGACGACCCGCGCAGTATCGACATCGACGGCGGCAACATCTGGGTCAATCAGGATCTCGACCACGAGCGCAGTCAGGAGCACAGCGCCTCCCTGCTGGAGGGCCGCCCCCATGACGTCTTCGTCTCCTTCCCCTCACTGAAGTCCGGGGAGTCCCCGCACACGGCCGAGATCATCTCCTTCTGCGACGCGAAGGCGTTCCGGCAGTGGGCCCAGCAGCCGAAAGGACGCCGCGACCCCGAGTACTCCGCCCTCAAGGAGCGCATCGCCCGCGGCATGCTGGAGCTGGCGGATAGCGCGGCACCGGGCCTGAGCGATCTGGTGGACTACATGGAGGTCTCCACGCCTCTCACCTACGAGCACTACACCGCCCACCCCGCCGGCGCCTTCTACGGACCGCCCGCTACTCCACTGCGGTACAGGTCCGCCCCGTTGGGCCCGCGTACGGCTATCCCAGGACTGCTTCTGTCCGGGCAGGACGCCGGGAGCGCCGGCATCATGGGCGCCATGATGGGCGGGGTGGCGGCAGCCAGTCAGGTGCTCGGTCCACGCGGGTACGCCACCATCGCCTCCGCCCTGAAAGAAGCCCCTGCTATCCCTGACTCGGGCGGCGCACGCCGGCTGCCCGAGGGCAAGCATCACGCCGTGCTGGCCTCCAAACGCCTCCTCACCCCCAGCGTCTGGGAGGTGGTGCTGCACGTGGAGGGGCAGATCGGACGATGGGCGCCGGGACAGTTCGCCCGTCTGCACGTGGGCGACGACGCATGGCGCGACTACTCGATCGCGGGCCTTGAGGACAATCGTCTCCGCCTTCTCATCTCAACCCGGACAGGTGGACGAGGGTCGCAGTTCATCGAGCATGCAGGCACCGGCACCGGAACGGTGGTCGAGCTGCCCCTGGGCGAGTTCGGACTCGCCGACTCAGGCAGACGCCGACTATTCATTGCCACAGGCACCGGGATCGCCCCGATGCTGGCCATGTTCGCTCAGGCCCCCGGACTAGAGCACGACACCCTGCTCTTCGGGTGCCGCGATCGCAGCGAGGACCTGGTCAGCCGGATCAGCTCCCCCATGCCCGGGCGGGTACTGCGCTGCCTGAGCCGCGAGGAGGCACCCGATACGTTCCACGGACGAGTCACTGACGCACTCCCCGGACTCACCGGCAGCTCCGGGCTCGATCCTCGCAGCACGGAGGTCTACCTGTGCGGCTCGGCCGCGATGGTGGCCGACACCCGGAGCGTCCTTGAGCGGGCCGGTTATGACTCCGTCTTCACCGAACCGTACTGAACTCGACCGCGCCGAGCCCAACCCTCCTGAGCTCGCGGAAGCCTCTTCGTGCCGGTACCGCCGGTACCGCAGCCACAACGGATACGGAGGCACATGGGCACGAGTCAGCCTGCCTCTCGGACCTCGGCAACGCGCCATGGTCCTGGAACCAGGATGAGCACGACCTGGCGTGACTCCAGCGCGGGAACCGTCCGCGTTCCGGAGGCACCCGAACGCGTCGACGCGCTTTGGGACAGCGTGACCCGCACTGCCCGGGCACCGGGCCAGAGCGTGGCGGCATCCCCGGGCAGCTCCACATCGACCACCTGGCTCACGGAGGTCTGCAGGCCTCCAACGCTCTCACCGGCCTCGATCAGACCGTTCAGGACCTGCGTATCAGCCTCGGCAGCGGGTGAGCCCGGCACGGTCGTGGCCGCCAGCGCGCCGGCGTCGGCAGCCGTGAGTGCGCGGTCCCGGGCGGCCGACAGCCCGACGACGACACTGACCATGTCCGCTCCGTCCCCCTCAGCCGTCGGCGAGGCCGGCGCGCTTGGAGGAGAGTTCTCCGACGCCCCGGGGGAGGCGCCGGTTGAGGGGGCTCCTGAGCGGGAGCCGGCCGGTGCGTGTGGCGGCAGGCGCGTCGTCGAGGTCGGAGCAGCGCCGAGCGCCCATGCCGGCCTCAGCGACACCAGCCCTCTCGCCGGCCCCCAGGCGACCATGCAGGCGGCGACGAGCAGCACAGCCGCACACCCCCAGATGCGGACGTGCCCGCGCCCCTCTCGCCGACCTCTGCCCCAGCGGATGACCGCTGGAGCCCGCCCAGCACGGTTCGCACCACCAGGGTCCTTTTCTTCACGCCTACCGGAACCATCTCGAGGTCCTGCCTTCGACCTCATCCTGCCGCCCGGCCTGGTCCCGGACCGGGCCCCCAGCCTGGACCCCACGGTGCGTGTCGGCGTGCGGGCCGCGGCACGCAACGATCCAGCGGCGAGCCGGGCGCCGTCGGGCAGCTCGATGGCCGAGGCCTGACCCAGCTCCGGAGCACGGGCCGCCAGGTCGCGGGCAGTCGGGCGGTCGGCCGGATCCTCGGCCAGGGCGTCGCCCAGGAAGCCCGCCAGCCGTCGGGCCCCGCCTCCGCCCTGCCCCGCGCACTCGGTCAGAAGGCGGGCCAGAGCATAGACGTCGGAGGCCGCCGACGCCGGAGCGCCCTTGAGCCGCTCGGGGGCGGCGCACTCCTTCGTCCCCGCCTCCATCGCGGACGCCAGCAGGTCGACAAGGACCGGACGACCTTCGGTGGTCACCAGGACGTTGCCGCTGGAGACGTCGCCGTGGACGGCGCCGTGCTCATGGAGGTAGGCCAGCGCGGAGCCGAGGACGTCCAGGATGGCGGCCAGGTGGGAGAGGCTGAGCCTGCCTCTGGCTCCCAGGACCACGTCGAGCCCTGCGCCGTCGATGAGATCCATGATGACGGCGGCCCTCTCCTCCGGCAGGGCCACCACCTCCCGCACGGTCACCAGGCCAGGATGACGCAGGACGCGCAGATCGGCCAGTCTCCGTAGGACGGACGCTCCGCCGCGTCCATGAGGCAGGTCGACGACCCTGATGACCACATGACGTCCCTGCGCGTCCAGCCCACGCCGGGGCGCACAGGCGGCGGTGGAGCGCCCCATCACCTCACCGACGGTATAGCCCTGCTGAGTCAGGGCCGTGAGCGCCGATCCTGGAATGCCCGGTTCGGCATCGGAGATCGGGATCCTGGAGGCGCGGGGCCTGCGCACGCCGCGCCTCCGAGGCACCGGGCGACGGGCCGGCCGGCTGTGTCCTGCACCGTCGGCATTGCTATCGGGCGGACGGTCACCGGGGCGGGGGCGCATCGTTGGGCTCATGCACTCCATGGTCACCACGCCGACGTCAGATGGCCAGACCGCGCTGCCAGCCTGTGGATAACTCCGGTTCTTGCACCGGTTGTGGTCACGTAGGCTGTCCCCGTGCTGCGTCAGGACGTGGAGCTCGGCTCCCGACTCATCCCCTTCAGTGAGGGCTGGGAGCGACAACGAGCCGTCCATGCCGAGGTCGTGGCGGGCCGCCGGCCCAGCACGCTGCTGCTCATGGAGCACGAGCCGGTCT from Actinomyces sp. Marseille-P3109 encodes:
- a CDS encoding FAD-dependent oxidoreductase produces the protein MSYDVIVIGSGIGGLTTAGLLARAAGKRVLVLERHTEPGGLTHTFRRDGASWDVGVHYIGQVAPESQARAYFDYLSDGELEWNRMPDAYDRFVYPGLDLSVSSDPNRYEHDLIAVFPTEARAIRRYFKDVRRTISWVTMGFAQGMVPRPMASLLRAAQRLGRRTATSTTKEYLDAHFRSPELKAVLASQWGDYGLPPSRSAFAVHATIVSHYLEGGWFPKGGSARIARTFEKGIEQAGGAVRVAQEVTEILLDDGGAATGVRVMDHRGAAVRERVYQAPVVISAVGAFNTFNRLLPTSGRIGRLTGPTRRTLANLGTGASAVTVFLRLRDDPRSIDIDGGNIWVNQDLDHERSQEHSASLLEGRPHDVFVSFPSLKSGESPHTAEIISFCDAKAFRQWAQQPKGRRDPEYSALKERIARGMLELADSAAPGLSDLVDYMEVSTPLTYEHYTAHPAGAFYGPPATPLRYRSAPLGPRTAIPGLLLSGQDAGSAGIMGAMMGGVAAASQVLGPRGYATIASALKEAPAIPDSGGARRLPEGKHHAVLASKRLLTPSVWEVVLHVEGQIGRWAPGQFARLHVGDDAWRDYSIAGLEDNRLRLLISTRTGGRGSQFIEHAGTGTGTVVELPLGEFGLADSGRRRLFIATGTGIAPMLAMFAQAPGLEHDTLLFGCRDRSEDLVSRISSPMPGRVLRCLSREEAPDTFHGRVTDALPGLTGSSGLDPRSTEVYLCGSAAMVADTRSVLERAGYDSVFTEPY
- a CDS encoding TetR/AcrR family transcriptional regulator, which encodes MTSESTGSSGRRGGRDLRSELLRTSRQLLDESGPGALSMREVARRAGCTHQAPYHYFANREAILAALVHEGFDELADRLASAHEGLESTDLRAILTASGNAYVEFALRHPGVFRVMFRPDVCDPERFPEVVQAGGRARGELTRLVKVVLGDDAPLEVEVLFWSGVHGLASLLLDGPLAGEFTSVEERIDFARGVVSLTEIPFTDITRAADEDC
- a CDS encoding serine/threonine-protein kinase, with protein sequence MSPTMRPRPGDRPPDSNADGAGHSRPARRPVPRRRGVRRPRASRIPISDAEPGIPGSALTALTQQGYTVGEVMGRSTAACAPRRGLDAQGRHVVIRVVDLPHGRGGASVLRRLADLRVLRHPGLVTVREVVALPEERAAVIMDLIDGAGLDVVLGARGRLSLSHLAAILDVLGSALAYLHEHGAVHGDVSSGNVLVTTEGRPVLVDLLASAMEAGTKECAAPERLKGAPASAASDVYALARLLTECAGQGGGGARRLAGFLGDALAEDPADRPTARDLAARAPELGQASAIELPDGARLAAGSLRAAARTPTRTVGSRLGARSGTRPGGRMRSKAGPRDGSGRREEKDPGGANRAGRAPAVIRWGRGRREGRGHVRIWGCAAVLLVAACMVAWGPARGLVSLRPAWALGAAPTSTTRLPPHAPAGSRSGAPSTGASPGASENSPPSAPASPTAEGDGADMVSVVVGLSAARDRALTAADAGALAATTVPGSPAAEADTQVLNGLIEAGESVGGLQTSVSQVVDVELPGDAATLWPGARAVRVTLSQSASTRSGASGTRTVPALESRQVVLILVPGPWRVAEVREAG